The genomic window ACTATGCACAGGCTACTGTCTGTTTTGGATTGCTTGAAAAGCTGGAGGATAATTTCGACTTGATTACACCGTCTGTGACAGCACCCAGAAAAGTTAAGCAGCTAATTGAAATGGGCGATAAAGAAGCAGCGGCTAGATGGTTCAAAAAGATGGTAGTTCAACTAGCGGAGCAACCACTTGATTGGAGTGCCCATCCCTTATTTTCTAGCATTCAGCTTTCGGCAGGTGAGGATAAGCAAAAGAAGATTCGAGCACTGTATTTAGAAGAATTATTGACGGACTTTAACGAGTTATCTGGCTACGCTGAGTACGAAGAAGCGCAAGAGATTATATCAGCATTTTGATTAAATAGAGCAGAGAGGATTGGGCTAGAGGGTTAAGCTTATTTTCGAAAAAATCCCTTCTGACTTACTGTTTATTTGGGTTTATCTGTAGTTAGAGTGTAGAAGTGACTGATTTTCTATGCTCTTTTTTCGTTGTAGCAAGATGATTTTCTTTGTTTATTAAAATTCCTCTCATTTTTGATACATACTAGTAAAATCCATGATAGTATAGCGAAGGATATAAATGAGAGAGGAGCGTATGGATGAAAACGTTTATGATGAAAAATTCGGTTCGTGATGCCTTATATGTGACTGTAGGGTCTTTTTTATTGGCTGCGGCTATTAATAGCATCTTGCTGCCAATGTCCATTGTGTCGGGTGGTGTTTCTGGACTTAGTATTGTATTAAATCATTTTTTTGGGTGGAATCCGGCTATTATACTCTATGCAATCAACATTCCCTTGCTTGTCCTGTGCTTCATTTTTTTAGGAAAAGAAAATGGCTTGAAAACACTTTATGGTAGCTTGATTTTTCCATTTTTTGTTGGAATTACTGGGAATATTCCAGCACTGACAGATAATCTGCTGTTAGCTTCTATCTATGGAGGTATCGGTGTTGGAATTGGCCTAGGTTTGGTTTTTCGGGGGAATGCCTCAACTGGTGGAACAGCCATTCCCGCACAAATCATCCATAAATATTTCAAAGTGCCATTGGGACTTTCTGTTTCTATTGTGGATGGTTTCATTATTTTATCCGGATTACTGGCATTTGATGTGGACCGCATTTTATTTTCGATGATTTGCCTTTTCTTAACAGGACGCGTGATCGATATCATTCAGGTTGGTGTCGTTCGTTCGAAGAATGTGTTTATTGTTTCGCCTGAATATGAAGAAATGAAACAAGTCTTGCTAAAAAACTTAGATAAAGGCGTTACCTTGATTCCGATAGAAAGCGGCTATCATGAGAAAAAAGGCATGCTGATCATGACAGTTATCAAAGAAAAGGATTTTCCTCTATTAAAGGAAAGCTTGCTGGAGATTGATGAGCACGCGTTCATAGTTTCTATGGGAGCAAGTGAAGTGTTTGGACGTGGCTTTAGTTTACAACGCATTTTTGAGTATATGGAGTAGTGGATTTCAACTAGCAGGTAAGGTATTCTTAGGAATATCTTACCTGTTTTTTTCTTTTATAAAGGAACGATTTTATGTTTTCTTAATGGGAATTACTGGTATAATAAAAAAATATAAATTCTTGTTGATTCAAAATCAGGGGAAGAAAAGAGGCGTTTTATGGGTAAGAGAGCATTGTTGATTATTGATCTACAGGTTGGTCTAGAGTCAGGAGAGAAAAAGCTATATCAACTCGATCAAGTGATTGAACAAGTAAACGAGCAAATCGAGCATTATAGAAAAAATGAACAACCGATTATTTTTATACAGCATGAGGATGAGGACTTAGTTGCCGATTCTCCGAGTTGGCAGCTATTTTCTACTTTAAAGGTGGAGAATAACGATTATTTCGTTGGAAAAACGCACGCCAATTCATTCTATCAAACGGTACTCGGGGAGCTTCTGGAACAGTTGAACATCAAGGAGCTGGAAATATGTGGGGCTCAAACTGAGTATTGTGTTGATACAACCATTTGTATGGCTCATGGACTAGGCTATCAGCTCTTTATGAGAAAAGGAACTGTGACCACTCTTGATAATAACCAATTGACAGCTCCGCAGATTATTGCTCATCATGAAGCTATTTGGGATAACCGATTTTTGACCATTCTCTGATAAAAGCTTGACTCTCTCCTAAGGTCAGAGTGTATGATTTATAGAGAGGTCACAGAGTGATTTAGCAAGGAGGAATAGCGATGGAGACGATTCAGGCGAAAAAGATTCTAACGAAAACCAAGAATCGCGAATGGTTTGGCACGGATTACAATATGAATATTTACCGCGGTTGCAATCACGGCTGCATCTATTGTGACTCAAGAAGTGACTGTTACCAAGTAGAGAATTTCGATCGTGTTACCTATAAAGAAAATGCTTTGACGCTACTTAATAAAGAGCTTCAGGGGAAAAGAAAAAAGGGGGTCATTGGCTTCGGAGCAATGTCTGATGCATACAACCACTTGGAAAAGAAGCACTGTTTGACTCAAAAAGCATTGGAGCTGATTGATACACATGGTTTCGGAGTTTCGTTAGCAACGAAAAGCGGCTTACTGGAAAGAGATATTGTGCGCTTTAAATCGATTCAGCAGCATTCTCCGGTAAATATCGGATTTTCTTTCAGTACCTCTCATGATGGACTTGCCAGTAAAATAGAACGGCATGTCTCGTTGCCTAGTGAGCGATTTGCTGTGTTAGCGAAATGTAAAGAGAATCAATTATATAGTGGTATTCTTTTGATGCCAATCTTGCCATATGTCACAGATAACTGGAAGCTGTTAGCAGATTTAGTTTTGAAAGCTAAGGATGCTAATGTAGATTATATCTATCCGCTGTTTGGGATGACGCTTAGAGATCGACAAAGGGAATACTATTTTAATGCACTGGAGAAGCTATCTCCAAAAGTCAGTGAGAAGTACAAAAAAAATTATAATGACACTTACTTTTTTCCGGCTGAAAATGACAAGCGGCTAAATGCCAATTTCAAGAATCTTTGTACTAAATTAGGAATTACCTATGAAATGGCAGATATTGTTGCCAATTATCAAAAACACTATCAAGTAGAGCAAGAGAGCCTGTTCTAGGTGTATGAGAAGGAGGACCGCTTATGAGAGTTCGAGCTATTCGTAAGGGAGATGGCGCTGCGTTTCTAAAAATGCAGCATCAATTGGATCATGAAAGTGACTATATGCTGATGCTTCCTGAAGAAAGAACAACAACAGTTGAAGAGATGGAGCAACGAATAGAATATGTGCTGAGGCAACATGATTTTCTATTGGTTGCTTTAGATGATGATGGAGAAATTGCTGGGTATATCCAAGCAGAGCAGGGCGGCTTCAAAAAAATAAGCCATTCAGCCTATATAGTAGTTGGTATCCAAGAAAAACTTCAGAGAAAAGGTATTGGAACTCGTTTCTTTCAAAGCTTAGAGAAGTGGGCCAACGAACAGCAGATTACACGACTAGAATTGACTGTAATTACAGAAAATGTAGGTGCTGTGTCCCTCTATAAAAAAGCCGGATTCGAAATTGAAGGCACCAAAATAAACGCCATCTTTCAAAATGACGTTTATTTGGATGAGTACTATATGGCAAAGATCTTGAATTAAAAAAAATCTATACTGTTTTAGCGGACGATCAGTTCATCTCCAATGAGAACAGTCATATCCGTCAAATTAT from Enterococcus sp. 9E7_DIV0242 includes these protein-coding regions:
- a CDS encoding YitT family protein encodes the protein MKTFMMKNSVRDALYVTVGSFLLAAAINSILLPMSIVSGGVSGLSIVLNHFFGWNPAIILYAINIPLLVLCFIFLGKENGLKTLYGSLIFPFFVGITGNIPALTDNLLLASIYGGIGVGIGLGLVFRGNASTGGTAIPAQIIHKYFKVPLGLSVSIVDGFIILSGLLAFDVDRILFSMICLFLTGRVIDIIQVGVVRSKNVFIVSPEYEEMKQVLLKNLDKGVTLIPIESGYHEKKGMLIMTVIKEKDFPLLKESLLEIDEHAFIVSMGASEVFGRGFSLQRIFEYME
- a CDS encoding cysteine hydrolase family protein, which gives rise to MGKRALLIIDLQVGLESGEKKLYQLDQVIEQVNEQIEHYRKNEQPIIFIQHEDEDLVADSPSWQLFSTLKVENNDYFVGKTHANSFYQTVLGELLEQLNIKELEICGAQTEYCVDTTICMAHGLGYQLFMRKGTVTTLDNNQLTAPQIIAHHEAIWDNRFLTIL
- a CDS encoding SPL family radical SAM protein; this encodes METIQAKKILTKTKNREWFGTDYNMNIYRGCNHGCIYCDSRSDCYQVENFDRVTYKENALTLLNKELQGKRKKGVIGFGAMSDAYNHLEKKHCLTQKALELIDTHGFGVSLATKSGLLERDIVRFKSIQQHSPVNIGFSFSTSHDGLASKIERHVSLPSERFAVLAKCKENQLYSGILLMPILPYVTDNWKLLADLVLKAKDANVDYIYPLFGMTLRDRQREYYFNALEKLSPKVSEKYKKNYNDTYFFPAENDKRLNANFKNLCTKLGITYEMADIVANYQKHYQVEQESLF
- a CDS encoding GNAT family N-acetyltransferase — encoded protein: MRVRAIRKGDGAAFLKMQHQLDHESDYMLMLPEERTTTVEEMEQRIEYVLRQHDFLLVALDDDGEIAGYIQAEQGGFKKISHSAYIVVGIQEKLQRKGIGTRFFQSLEKWANEQQITRLELTVITENVGAVSLYKKAGFEIEGTKINAIFQNDVYLDEYYMAKILN